GCAGCTGGACTGCGGCTGCCACTCGTTTTACGATGACGGTAAGGGGAAATATTTACACATTTACGTTGACCCCGACCCCACAGCCCCCATTGACCATCGGGAGTATCACCGCAGGGACCGGAACCTTTAGCACTTGGTAACGCCATAAGGACTGGGGTTTGGTAAATCGGTCCTCGTTTTTTAAAGGTAGAATCGACCCAACTGATTTCGTGGCTGGTCTGCTCCTTTTGGCCACGGCGATTCTTTTTTTTTGTGATCTGCTGGTTGAGAGATCCCTCCTCACGGAAAGGGATCTGGCTGCCTATTTTATTCCTCCCAGGTTTTTCTGGGTGGAAAGTCTGAAACGATTCGATTTCCCTCTCTGGAATCCTCATCAATTTACCGGCCACCCTTTCCTGGCCAATCCCCAACACGGCTTGTTATATCCCCTGAATATCCTCCTTTTGATCCTCCCTTTCGACATAGGCTTCAACACCGTCATCGTCCTTCATTTCTTTTTAGCCGGGTGGTTCACCTACTTCCTCATGAAGGAATGGGGGGGGAGTTTCACCGCCTCTCTGATATCAGGGTTCACGTTCATGCTCGGGGGCTATCTCCTCTCTGTCCATAGCCTTCTCAATATTCTTCTTTCCGTGACCTGGACGCCTTTGATCCTCCTTTTCTTTAGAAGAACGATGAGGAGTTTCGGGTTCAAGAACGTCCTCTTCACCGCCGCCCTCATGACCGTTTCCTTTCTGGGCGGAGGCCTGGAGGTGGTGTACGGGAATTTTTTCGTTCTCTTCCTGGTGATGATCCTGCTTCCTCCGGTTTCTTCCCATCCCTTTGGAAAAAAGGGGAAAGCCCTTTTTTCCCTTTATCTCCATCGCCTCAAATTTTTTTCGGCCCTGACCTTGGCCTTCCTCTTCTTTTCCGCGATTCAGCTCATTCCTTTTCTGGAGCTCTGGATGCACTCCATCAGGGGGCAGGGGATCACCTATCAAGAGGCGACAATCTGGAGTTTTGCACCGAAGGACATCCTTCTCTTCTTCCTGCCCGACGCCTATGGTTATTTCCTGGACATGCAGAAGTACTGGTCGGTCCAATGCTGGCTCAAGACGATGTATACCGGAGGGCTCCCTTTTATCCTGACCGGTCTCTTCTTTGTTTTCGGCTCTCAACGCAAGCTCTTCCTTGCCCTGATGATCTTCTCCCTTTTTCTGGCCCTCGGCCAATTCAATCCCCTATACCCTTGGGTCTATGGATACCTTCCGTTCTTCAACGGGATCCGTTATCCAGTAAAGTTCCTTTACATCTTTATCCTTTGTCTTTCCCTCACGACAGGTCTGGGTTTCGATAGGATCCGGCAGTTCTCCCCAGTGGGGGGCCATCCGGTGCTGAAACATCTTCTGATCGCCTTCTCTCTTGTTTCCGGTCTGGGACTTCTGGGCCTTGTGGTGGGTCACGAGGAGGTCGAGGCTTTTCTCAGGGCCAAAGGGGTGGACCTTCCTGAGTTCAATCATCTTTCCATCAATCTTCACCATGCCAAGCGATTCCTCTTCTACCTGACCCTTTTCTTCCTCCTGCTGAGGGTGGGTTACGAAACGGGTTGGAAAGGGTGGGTCCAAGGGCTGCTCCTCCTGTTTCTGGTCGGCGACCTCTTCGGGAACATGGGCTTTTATGGGAAGGAGAAGACGTCGGACTATTTCAAAACAACGAAGGTCACCGAAATCATCGCCTCGGATTCTCCCTCCTTAAGGGTCTTCTCCACGGCCAAGACCACCCAGATGGAGACGCCCGTGCTCTTCGTCAGCGAGACTCCCTTCGATGTTATTAAGGAGACGAACCTTCCTTCGTTCAGTCTCCTTTATCGGTTTCACGATATCTGGGGTACCGATGTCATTCGATTGAAAAGGAACGACGATCTCTACAGAGCGTTCATTGGGCTTCCTTCCATCTCGGCCAGCAACCTGCCGCTCCTTTATGGGATCCGATATATCGTCTCGGTGACTTTTATTGAGGATCCCGATTATGAACTTGTCTATGCGAGGCTCGAAGGTCTGGAGGGGAGGCGGGAAGACCTCCTGAAACAAAATACCATCAAGCTTTACCGCTACAAGCCCCCGGTCCAGAGGGCCTGGTTCGTCAAGGAGTTCGAGGTGATGGACCCCCAAGGTCTTCTGGCGACCTTGTTGACAAAAGAATTTTCTCCCCTCCGAAAGGTTCTGCTCGAAGACCCTCTCCTTTGGGAGAAGGTTCCGCCTGGCCCCGGGGCAGGGGGAGGGAAGGTCGAGATCCTCCAAGAGACCAATAACCGGCTGTCCCTGAGGGCTGAGACGAAAGAAGAGGTTTTTTTGGTTTTAAGTGACACCTATTTTCCGGGTTGGAAGGTCTATGTAAATGGACGAGAGGAAAGGATCCTTCGGGCTAACTACCACTTTCGAGCGGTTCCTCTCACCAAAGGGACCCACCGAATCGATTTTCTATACGATCCCCTCAGCTTCAAGCTGGGCATCACCCTCACTTTCTTGGGAATCATGGGGGCTTTAAACCTGGCCTTTTATTTCAAGCAGAGAAGATGTCCTCAGGAAGGGGGAGGAAGGGATGAAACTCTCGATCATCATCCCGGTATATAACGAGGCGAGGACCATCCTCGAAGTCCTACGAAGGGTGAGGGAATCTCCTCTCGAAAAAGAGATCATCGTCGTTGACGACGGTTCTACGGACGGGACAGCCACGCTCCTCTTGGAACAGGGCAGGGGGCTCAAGGTCCTTCACCACGAAAAGAACCGCGGGAAAGGGGCGGCCATCCGCACAGCACTGCCTCACGTCACCGGAGACATCGTGATCATCCAGGATGCGGACCTGGAATATCATCCCTCCGAATACCCAAAGCTCATCGGGCCGATTTTAGAGGGGATGGCCGATGTGGTCTATGGCTCCCGTTTTCTGGGAGGACCCCACCGGGTTCTCTATTTTTGGCATTACGTAGGGAATAAGGTGGTCACCACCTTCTCCAACATGCTTACCGATCTCAATCTCTCGGATATGGAAACAGGTTATAAAGTCTTTCGTTCCGAAGTGTTAAAGAAGATCAAGATTGAAAGTAATCGGTTCGGGTTTGAACCTGAAATCACAGCCAAGATCGCGAAGATGGGATGTCGGGTTTACGAGGTCCCCATCTCCTACTGGGGAAGGGACTATTCCGAGGGAAAGAAGATCAACTGGAAGGACGGGCTCGCCGCCCTTTACTGGATCGTCAAGTTTAATCTTTTCCGCTAATACGCCACTCGATCCACTTCCTCCCGAGTGGTGATTCCCTTGACCACTTTTAACAATCCGTCCTCTCGAAGCGATTTCAACCCGGCCGTCTCACGGGCCTTTAAGCGAATGAGCTCGGCGGAGGCCCTTTCCGAGATGAGGCGCTTAATCCTTTCGTCCACCGAAAGAAGTTCATAGATTCCTGTCCGGCCTAAGTAACCGGACTGCTTGCACTGCTTGCACCCTTTGCCCCGGTACAAAGAAAGGGAGCCCTCTGGTTTGGGGATGACCCCTCTTAGTTCCTTAAGGGTCGCCTCGTCGGGAGGATAGGAGGTTTTACACTGGGAGCAGATGGTCCGGACCAGCCGCTGGGCCAGGACCCCGATCACCGAGGAGGAGATGAGGTAAGGCTCGACGCCGATATCGAGAAGGCGGGTGATGGCCTCCGGGGCATCGTTGGTATGGAGGGTGCTGAGGACCAGATGCCCGGTGAGAGCGGCCTGAATGGCAATCTGAGCGGTTTCGAGATCTCGGATCTCTCCCACCATGATCACATCCGGATCCTGCCGGAGGATGGAACGGAGGCCGGTGGCAAAGGTGATCCCGGCCTTCGGGTTGATCTGGGTCTGACGAATTAAAGGAAGGCGATATTCGACCGGATCTTCGACGGTGATGATGTTTTTGTCCACGGAGTTGATCAGGTTGAGGGAGGCGTAAAGGGTGGTCGTCTTCCCGCTTCCCGTAGGCCCTGTCACCAGAATCATGCCCGCCGTCCTTCTGAGGAGCCGTTTAAATTGACCCAACATCTCTTCCGAGAACCCCAGCTCCTCGAGGGTGAGAAGGGGGCTGGTTTGGTCGAGGAGACGGAGGACCACATTCTCTCCATAAATGGTGGGAAAGGTGGAGACCCTGATTTCGAACCCCCTCTGGTCCATTCGGACGTTGAAGTTCCCATCTTGGGGAAGCCGGGTCTCCGCGATGTCCATCTCGGCCAGGATTTTGATGCGTGCCGTGATCGAAGGATGGACCGCTTTGGGCAGGGTCATGGTTTCATAGAGGAGGCCATCGATCCGGAAACGAATCCGCAAGGACTTCTCGTCCGGCTCGATGTGGATGTCGCTGGCCCGGTCTGAAATGGCCTGCATCATCACGAGATCTAAAATCCTGGCTGCGGGCGCACCCTCCACCGGCCCCGCGATCGGTTCCTTTCCTTGGAGGTCGTAGGTTTTCCGATATTCCGCAGGCTCCCTTACGGGCTCGGTGAGGGGTTGCGAAAGACTTTGCCGGACGGTGCTATCCAACGAGGTTCCCCTCATTCCATAATATTGTTCAATCGCTTTCTTGATCTTTTTCTCCGTGCTGATCGCGATTTCGACGTCGGTCTTGATCCGATTTCGCAGCTCGTCCAGGGCGGCGATGTTGAGAGGATTGTCGATGGCCACCGTGAGGGTCGTCCCTATTTTAAAAAGGGGGATGAGGGTGTGTCGCCTGGCCAGCTCCTCCGGTATGCTCTGCACGATTCCCTCGTCAATTAAATAGGTGTCGAGGTCCACGTAGGGGAGATCGAAATAGTCCGCAAGGCATTGGTAGAGAGGTTCCTCCTTCACATAGCCTTTTCGGATGAGGGTCTGTTCGAGTCTTTCGCCTCCCTGTCTCTGTTCCTGGATCGCTTTTTTTAACTGGTCTGCCGTGATTACCCCACAATCCACCAGAAATTCCCCAAAACTCTTCTTCTGAGCCATAACTCCTCCGGATCCTCACCCCAAAACAACCTCAGCCCATCTCCGAGCCTCTCCCTCATCTTTTTGGTTTGATCTGTTGAAGATGTCCTCTCACCCTCGAGGCCAGTTCGGGATAGGTGCCCGAGGCAAGGAGAATAAATTGTTCATAGTGATGGGCGGCTTGATCCCGGTTTCCCATCTGTTCGTAAAGGAGCGCCAAATTGTAATGGGTTTCCCCATGGCGGGGATTGAGGGAGAGGGCTTTCTGATAAGATTCGAGGGCTTTCTCCAAGAACCCTTTCTTTTTATAGAGGGTTCCGAGATTGATCAGGCTTTCGATGTGCTTTGGATTGAGGGCAAGGACCTTTTGGAAGGCCTCGATCGCCTGATCCGTTTCACCCCGAAGATGGAGAAGGATTCCGACGTTGTTGAAGGCTTTATCGTATTTTGGATTGATTTCGATCGCTTTCTGGTAATTCTGAAGGGCCTTTTCAAAATCCCCGATTTCCTGGTAGAGGATCCCAAGATTATTATAGGCCTCCACGAAGGAGGGATCGAGTTCAAGGGCCCTCTGGTAGGCCAGGATGGCCTCGGTCATCTCCCTCTGTTTATGAGAGGTGACCCCCATATTGAATAATCGGATCACCTCGAGGGAGAGAGGGTTCTCCTTGCCCGAGATTTCCACAACCGACAGGGGTTTGGAAGGGGGTTCGGGTTTGGGAATAGGGGGAGGGGGAGGAATCATATCCCAACCTTCTTTTAACCCCATACCCGCCTCTTCTCCCTTTTTAGCCAGTTGAGTTTTTTCTTTCACCGGAAGGGAGGTTACCGAAACGCCCTCCCTCCCCCCCTGATTCTGAATTGCCATCATTTCGTATAGAGAGAGCCTGAAAGAGGGTGGGACCTCAGAGGGAAGGGATTTCGGTTCCTCTATGGCCGTGGGTTTCTCGGCATCTCGGTGACTCTCTGGAGTCATCGGAAAAGATCGGACCAGAACGGATTCTTTCCCTTCAGACCCTCCGGTTTGAGAAGGAGGGGATGGGGAAGAGGGAAAGAAAAGCCACCCGAGGGCCAGTAAAAGGATCCCGAGACTTACGCCTGCCCCCGCCATGAGGAACCCTCGCCTTTTTTTTTCCTTCCGCTTCGACCCCTTTTTAAAGAAAGGCCCTCCTGCGACCTCCTGGCTTCGTTGTTGCTGGACCTTCTTGAGGGCCTCCATGATCAAGCTCATCTTAATTCCTCCGAGAAAGCCCAAATCGTTTCCCTTTGGGCGTCCCCATGAGGGGTCGAAGGATTGAAGAGGGAGGGTTTTTCTTCTGCCCCTTTCCTGTAGAGTTTTCCGAACCGATCATGGATGAACTCTTGGGCCTCCCGAAGAGAGGAAGGCGGTCCAAAGTTCAGAATCAACATCCCTGTCAGGAGGAGACAGAGGATCGTGAGGAGAACGATGCGGAGGGGCGGGAAAAACCTTTTCCAGGTCGAAGGGGAGGAGAATCGGGAGTCTTTGCCATTGCCCCCGAGATCTTCGATCGCCCTCTTCACCAGGCGGCGATCGAAATGGAAGACCTCCTCCACGAACCCTCCGAGGAGGATGCGATCGCAGAGAAGATTGATCAACCTCGGGATCCCCTTCGAATAACGGTAGATCTGGTCCAGAGCAGCCTTGGAGAAGGTGATCCCTCCATGCGAGCCGGCGACCGCAAGGCGTTGATAGATATAGGCCTCGGTCTCCTTCCGGTCGAGGGGGAGGAGGTGTTGCCGGAGGGCGATCCTCTGGTTCAGTTGTTTCAATTTGGGAGACCGGAGTTTCTGGTCGAGTTCGAGCTGCCCGAACAGGATGACCTGGAGCAATTTCTCCTTGGTCGTTTCAAGATTGGAAAGCATCCGGATCTGTTCCAGAACCGGGACGGAGAGATTCTGGGCTTCGTCGATGATGAGAAGGACCTGGTGGCCTTGGGAGAGCTGATCGAGGAGATAGCGGTTAAGGGCATCGATCCTTTCGGCCTTCGTCCTCCCGATGGCCTTGAATCCAAGGTCCTGGAGGATCGCCCGTAACAACTCTCCCTCCGTGAGAAAGGAGTTGAAGATCACGGCCGTTTTGACCCTGCCATCCAGTTTTTCGATGAGGGCCCGACAGAGGGTCGTTTTTCCCGTCCCGACATCGCCGGTCAC
This genomic interval from Thermodesulfobacteriota bacterium contains the following:
- a CDS encoding AAA family ATPase, which translates into the protein MYLDFYGLKEKPFSLTPDPQFLYLSENHRTAIESLLYGIRQREGFMVVTGDVGTGKTTLCRALIEKLDGRVKTAVIFNSFLTEGELLRAILQDLGFKAIGRTKAERIDALNRYLLDQLSQGHQVLLIIDEAQNLSVPVLEQIRMLSNLETTKEKLLQVILFGQLELDQKLRSPKLKQLNQRIALRQHLLPLDRKETEAYIYQRLAVAGSHGGITFSKAALDQIYRYSKGIPRLINLLCDRILLGGFVEEVFHFDRRLVKRAIEDLGGNGKDSRFSSPSTWKRFFPPLRIVLLTILCLLLTGMLILNFGPPSSLREAQEFIHDRFGKLYRKGAEEKPSLFNPSTPHGDAQRETIWAFSEELR
- a CDS encoding ATPase, T2SS/T4P/T4SS family: MAQKKSFGEFLVDCGVITADQLKKAIQEQRQGGERLEQTLIRKGYVKEEPLYQCLADYFDLPYVDLDTYLIDEGIVQSIPEELARRHTLIPLFKIGTTLTVAIDNPLNIAALDELRNRIKTDVEIAISTEKKIKKAIEQYYGMRGTSLDSTVRQSLSQPLTEPVREPAEYRKTYDLQGKEPIAGPVEGAPAARILDLVMMQAISDRASDIHIEPDEKSLRIRFRIDGLLYETMTLPKAVHPSITARIKILAEMDIAETRLPQDGNFNVRMDQRGFEIRVSTFPTIYGENVVLRLLDQTSPLLTLEELGFSEEMLGQFKRLLRRTAGMILVTGPTGSGKTTTLYASLNLINSVDKNIITVEDPVEYRLPLIRQTQINPKAGITFATGLRSILRQDPDVIMVGEIRDLETAQIAIQAALTGHLVLSTLHTNDAPEAITRLLDIGVEPYLISSSVIGVLAQRLVRTICSQCKTSYPPDEATLKELRGVIPKPEGSLSLYRGKGCKQCKQSGYLGRTGIYELLSVDERIKRLISERASAELIRLKARETAGLKSLREDGLLKVVKGITTREEVDRVAY
- a CDS encoding glycosyltransferase family 2 protein; protein product: MKLSIIIPVYNEARTILEVLRRVRESPLEKEIIVVDDGSTDGTATLLLEQGRGLKVLHHEKNRGKGAAIRTALPHVTGDIVIIQDADLEYHPSEYPKLIGPILEGMADVVYGSRFLGGPHRVLYFWHYVGNKVVTTFSNMLTDLNLSDMETGYKVFRSEVLKKIKIESNRFGFEPEITAKIAKMGCRVYEVPISYWGRDYSEGKKINWKDGLAALYWIVKFNLFR
- a CDS encoding YfhO family protein — translated: MAGLLLLATAILFFCDLLVERSLLTERDLAAYFIPPRFFWVESLKRFDFPLWNPHQFTGHPFLANPQHGLLYPLNILLLILPFDIGFNTVIVLHFFLAGWFTYFLMKEWGGSFTASLISGFTFMLGGYLLSVHSLLNILLSVTWTPLILLFFRRTMRSFGFKNVLFTAALMTVSFLGGGLEVVYGNFFVLFLVMILLPPVSSHPFGKKGKALFSLYLHRLKFFSALTLAFLFFSAIQLIPFLELWMHSIRGQGITYQEATIWSFAPKDILLFFLPDAYGYFLDMQKYWSVQCWLKTMYTGGLPFILTGLFFVFGSQRKLFLALMIFSLFLALGQFNPLYPWVYGYLPFFNGIRYPVKFLYIFILCLSLTTGLGFDRIRQFSPVGGHPVLKHLLIAFSLVSGLGLLGLVVGHEEVEAFLRAKGVDLPEFNHLSINLHHAKRFLFYLTLFFLLLRVGYETGWKGWVQGLLLLFLVGDLFGNMGFYGKEKTSDYFKTTKVTEIIASDSPSLRVFSTAKTTQMETPVLFVSETPFDVIKETNLPSFSLLYRFHDIWGTDVIRLKRNDDLYRAFIGLPSISASNLPLLYGIRYIVSVTFIEDPDYELVYARLEGLEGRREDLLKQNTIKLYRYKPPVQRAWFVKEFEVMDPQGLLATLLTKEFSPLRKVLLEDPLLWEKVPPGPGAGGGKVEILQETNNRLSLRAETKEEVFLVLSDTYFPGWKVYVNGREERILRANYHFRAVPLTKGTHRIDFLYDPLSFKLGITLTFLGIMGALNLAFYFKQRRCPQEGGGRDETLDHHPGI
- a CDS encoding tetratricopeptide repeat protein; amino-acid sequence: MGLKEGWDMIPPPPPIPKPEPPSKPLSVVEISGKENPLSLEVIRLFNMGVTSHKQREMTEAILAYQRALELDPSFVEAYNNLGILYQEIGDFEKALQNYQKAIEINPKYDKAFNNVGILLHLRGETDQAIEAFQKVLALNPKHIESLINLGTLYKKKGFLEKALESYQKALSLNPRHGETHYNLALLYEQMGNRDQAAHHYEQFILLASGTYPELASRVRGHLQQIKPKR